Sequence from the Ignavibacteria bacterium genome:
TGCCGGTTATCGCAGCATTCGGAAAGTATGAACTTTATCCCGAGTATCTGTCTGCGATAGAACCAAGGTGGGCTGTGGGAGTGTCGTTGAATCTCAATCTTTTCAACGGGATGCAGGATTACACAAACCTTCAAAACAGCAAACTGCTGAACAAAGAGATTGGATACATCGAACAGGATGCTCAATCGAAGATCAGACTGCTTGTGAGCAAACACTACACTTCGGTGATCAATTCAGTGGAAAGATATGAAAAAGGTGTTTCGGCAATCGATCTCGCGAAGGAAAATCTCCGCCTCAACGAAAAGAGATTTGAAACGGGACTTGGAACATCACTCGAAGTGGTAGATGCTGAGATGATGCTTGAAAAGAGTGAGATTGACCTTAAAACTTCATTATTTGAATTTTACAAAAACTACAATTTACTCCTCTCGGCTGCCGGAAAGCCGGAAGATTTCTTAAAAATTTGGACAAACCCGGATGAGGTGATTAAATGAAAAAGATAAAGTATTTCCTGGTTCTTCTTATTCCCGTTGCACTGATAATTACAGGAGCGATATTTCTGAATAAAACTGAAGATTCTGCAAAGAAGACTGTAATATCGGGGATGGTGGAAGCAAGGGACATAGATGTGGCTTCAAAAATAGCAGGCAGAATAAGTGAAATTTATTTTGAGGAAGGAGCCATTGTTCAAGAGGGGGATCTTCTGGCAACAATTAAAAGCAAGGAACTTGATGCAAAAGTTGGTCAGGCAGAAAATCTCAAGAATGCAGCCAAGGCAAAATATAAAATGGCTTTGAATGGTGCAAGACCCGAGGAGAAGGAAGCCGTCGAAAAACTATATAATCAGGCGCGCTTTCAGTTTGATCTGGCATCGAAAACATGGACCAGAATGCAGAACCTCTACGGGGAACAGTTGATTTCTGCTCAGGAGAGGGATGTCTATGAGTTTCAGTACAAAGCCGCAGAAGAACAGATGCTCGCAGCAAAGGCGAAATATGACCTCGTCCTCGCAGGTGCAAGACCCGAGGAGCAGGAGATGGCAAAGAGCAGTTTTATGCAGGCGGAGAGCGGAGTAAGTGAAGTGATGGCATACAGGGAAGAGTTGAGCATTAAAGCTCCCGTTTCAGGAGAACTGAAAAAGAAAATTGTGGATGTTGGAGAAATAGCCTCAGCGGGCTATCCCGTTTTCACTATTCTCGATTTGAGTGATGTCTGGGTTACACTTCAACTAAAGGAAACCATGCTAGAGGGAGTGAAAAAAGGCGGTGTAATGAAAGGGAAAATTCCGGCTTTGGGTAATAAAGAGTATGAATTCGAGGTCTTTTATATTGCAGCTATGGGTGAATTTGCAAACTGGAGACCAACAAATCAAAAAGCGGATTTTGAGGTTAGAACTTTTGAAGTAAGAGTAAGACCGAAGGATAAATCGATAAAACTCAGACCCGGAATGAGCGTAAACTTCGAAATGTGATATGAGCAGAATGAAAAATTGGAAAACTGTCGAAGCATTTTTAAACGAGATCAAAAGGATCGGCGACACGCGGTCACTGTTTGTGATTACGGTAATTCTGCCGCCGATTCTTTTTTTGTTCTTCGGCTTTCTCTATCAAAGTGCGCTTGTCAGAGGCATACCCGTTGCAATACTTGATCCTGACAACAGCGTAATCTCCAGAACAGCCGTTTCTTATTTTGCTTCTTCACCATCCTTCAAAATTGTGAGCGGCTACACATCCCTTAAAGAAGCTGAAGCAGGAATGATCAAAGGGGAGATTGATGCGATCATTTCATTGCCCAAGGACATGGAAAGGGACATCAAAAAAGGGAGGCAGGTTCATCCCGTTGTTTTTGCTAACGGTTTGAATGTGATAAAAAGTAACTACATTTTGAGTGATGCAACGAAAATATTCAAAACCATTTCGGGTGGTGTCCTGCTGAAGAAATTCAGGTCAGGGGGAATGACGGAAGCACAGGCGATGGATGTAATCAGTCCCGTGAGATTTGACATGCAGATTCTCTACAATTCAAATTACAGCTATGTCGATTTCCTCCTCCCGGGTTTGTGCGTTTTTGTAATTTTCATGAGCCTGTCACTTGCGGGTGCAACCGTTTATAACCACAAAGACTTCAGTTTTGAATCCGAGGGGAATGTATTTCTCAATTCTGTTTCCGGACTGATTGGCAAAACACTTCCATATATCATAATATGTGCAGCGGATGTAATGGTTCTGTTGGGAGTAATCTTTCCTCTCTTCTCTATTACACTTCGCGGAAGTGTAGCGGATCTGTCATTTTATACATTTTTGTTTGGTCTGTCGAGCCTGATGCTCGGGATG
This genomic interval carries:
- a CDS encoding efflux RND transporter periplasmic adaptor subunit; translated protein: MKKIKYFLVLLIPVALIITGAIFLNKTEDSAKKTVISGMVEARDIDVASKIAGRISEIYFEEGAIVQEGDLLATIKSKELDAKVGQAENLKNAAKAKYKMALNGARPEEKEAVEKLYNQARFQFDLASKTWTRMQNLYGEQLISAQERDVYEFQYKAAEEQMLAAKAKYDLVLAGARPEEQEMAKSSFMQAESGVSEVMAYREELSIKAPVSGELKKKIVDVGEIASAGYPVFTILDLSDVWVTLQLKETMLEGVKKGGVMKGKIPALGNKEYEFEVFYIAAMGEFANWRPTNQKADFEVRTFEVRVRPKDKSIKLRPGMSVNFEM
- a CDS encoding ABC transporter permease, which codes for MKNWKTVEAFLNEIKRIGDTRSLFVITVILPPILFLFFGFLYQSALVRGIPVAILDPDNSVISRTAVSYFASSPSFKIVSGYTSLKEAEAGMIKGEIDAIISLPKDMERDIKKGRQVHPVVFANGLNVIKSNYILSDATKIFKTISGGVLLKKFRSGGMTEAQAMDVISPVRFDMQILYNSNYSYVDFLLPGLCVFVIFMSLSLAGATVYNHKDFSFESEGNVFLNSVSGLIGKTLPYIIICAADVMVLLGVIFPLFSITLRGSVADLSFYTFLFGLSSLMLGMLVSVIIKNVMLSTQIILFFTTPAFVFSGLTYPLWAMPAAHQLFSRFIPYTQFLDGFIRIYLMGENLSDIGNQLNLQIAGILIPALLIVTIAGIKGTMARRKAGVAL